ACGCGCGGTTGCGCGAACGTGCCGAGGCGCGGATTGTACGGCGGCAACTCGCCGGTGACGAACCAGCCACCGGACAGGCTCCATGCCTTGGTGACGAGATCGTCACGCCCGGCGTTGAGCCGCGCATGGCGCTCGCCGGCCTCGCCCATCACCCAGATCGGCCCTGCATAGCCGCCGACCTCGGCACCGTAGCCGGTCGTTCCGGTGCCGCCGACCACCGGGCCGGTCGAAACGCGCAGCAGGCTGTTGAAGCGTCCGCCGATCACCGTGTTGCGGGTCAGCGTGCCCGGGCCGACCGCGAGCTTCTCGTCGAAGCCCCACAGACCCAGGTGAACGATCGAACGATCGGTCTTGAACGGGTTCCAGTGCGTGCGCGCCAATACCGTCCGGCTGTCCGACACGCTCTGGCTGGCATCGACGTTGTCGCCGCTGAGTGTGATCGATGCGTGGCCGGATTTCCAGAACAGCCGCGGCATCAGCGCGATACCGTAGAAGCCGCGTTGCGGGATGATCGAGGTCGCGACGACGTTGCGTTCTAGGAACGGCGGTGCGTCCGATCCGCTCGACCCTTCGAAGCTGCGGTCGTTGAACATGTTGCCGAAGCGGACGTCGTAGGAGATCTGCCCGACATCGTTGCGCCAGCCGACGAACATCGTGCCCACGTCCGACACGTTGTCTGCGAAATCGTTCTCGAACTGGTAGAAGAAGTGCGTGCCGATCGCGCCTTCGATGCCGATGCGCAGCGCGCGGGCACCGGTCGTCGTGATGTTGCGCGCGTCGTACTTCGACCCGAACGTCGAACTCGCGTGGTTGATGATGCGGCCGCGCATCTTGAACGTGTACTTGCCGTCGGCCGAGTGGAAGATCGGCAGGCCGCCCCGCCATTCGGTGGTGACGCCCGACGGGTTCATCGCCGCGGCGCGTGCCTGCGTCACGGTCTGTTCGGCCGGGCTCGCCGCGAGGATCTGCGGCGCGAACGACACGGTTTCGCTGTCGTTGCCGACCGTCGACGACGCGGTCGCGACCTGCCGCGGTGCGCCCGGTACGCTCGGTGCGGTAGAAGCCGCCGCGACCGGCGTTCCATTTGTCTGCGGCTTGCCCTCGACCGCTTCGAGACGCGCCCTCAAGGCGGCGATCTCGCTGGCCTGTGCACGCAGCAGCGCGAGGATCTCGGCCTGATCGGCGGTGTTCTGGGCCTGCACTGGCGTGGCCAGCAAGAGAGCGGACAAGGACACGCCCACATGGAAGAGATGTTTCATGCATCAAGCCAATCAAGGCGAGCACAGGCGTATTATCGCTTGGGATCTATCGCGTCGGCACATCGAAGATGGCAGGTCCCGGCCAGAACCCGCGCACTCCGAAACAACCTGCGACTTGGACCCGCGATATTACGAGGCTTCACCGGGTTTCTGGAGCACTTCGAATAAGTTGGGAGCAGTTAATTAGTCGCTAATCGGAAAGGATCAGCAACAAACGGGAATTAGCGTGCAGGCGCTGCCTACCGGATTGCGCTCGCCCGAGCGCGGTTCGCACGGAAAGCGCGCGAAAGGCTGTGCGCTGGCGAACGGGTCAGGCGTGATTCGGCCCGGGATCGGCGGACACGCGAGCGGGCTGTCGCGATACCCGTGGGGCGTGCTGCGCTATCGTGGATTTCGGACGATGCCGTTGACGATGCACGATGATGCCGAAGCTACGTGCCTTCGCTGCGACGGCGACGGCGACATCACCTCGCTATGTCGGCATTACTCGGCCGAGCGTGTCTGCCGGTAGTGCCTAACGGTCGACTGTTCGTCAGGCGCCGGCAGCGTCCAGCGGCCGCGCTTGTGGTCGCGCGCCGCCGTGGACGTGGATCATCGGCTCGGCGTCCTCGCAAACCCCGGATTGGCAAAGTCGTTGCCCGCACGTGTCGGCGAGGGCCGCTCCGCGTCCCGCGCGCGCGGGGGCGATGCCGCTGACTTGCTTCAGCGCCCGCCGGCTTATGGGTGCGTGCTGAACAGGCTGCGCAACACGCGCTTACCTGCGGTCCGTCGCCATTGGCGCCGCAGCGCTATGCCCGCCCCGCTGCGACCGCGGCATCGCTCGCCAGTCGGTCGGCACGCTCGTTCTCGGGATGGCCGGCATGGCCCTTCACCCATTTCCAGTCGACGCGGTGCGGGCGGGCGGCCTCCAGCAGCGCCTGCCACAGTTCCGCGTTCTTCACCGGCTTCTTGTCGGCGGTCTTCCAGCCGTTCTTCTGCCAGCCGTGGATCCACTTCGTCAGCCCGTCCATGACGTAGCGGCTGTCGGTCGACAGCGTGACCCGACACGGCCGTGTCAGCGCGTTCAGCCCGCGGATCGCCGCCATCAACTCCATGCGGTTGTTGGTGGTCAGTGGCTCGCCGCCGGAGAGTTCCTTCTCGTGCTTGCCGGCCCGGATCACCGCGCCCCAGCCGCCCGGGCCGGGATTGCCCTTGCACGCGCCGTCGGTGAACAGCTCGACCTGCGTCAACTCGGTCATGCGAATGCCCGCGGATTGGCTTCGTACCAGTCGAGCCGCCGCAGGTACGCCAGCGGATCCTTGCGCATCACCAGCGCGTCGGCCGGGGTGTGCAGCCAGTCCCACGCCCGGCTCAGCAGGAAGCGGACGCACGCGCCCTGCGCGAGCAGCGGCAGCGCCGCGCGTTCGGCCGCCGACAATGCGAACGACGTGCCATAACCGTCCAGCAATGCGGCTCCGATTGCCGCATCCGGATCGCGGCCATGCGCGTCGAACGTCCACGCCGAGTGCATCACCGCGACATCGAGCGCGCGCACGTCGGTGCAGGCGAAATAGAAGTCGATCAGCCCCGTAACCTCGTCGCCGCGCATCAGCACGTTGTCCGGGAACAGGTCCGCATGGATCGCGCTGACCGGCAGGCCGAGCGGCCACGCCGCCTCGACGCGCGCCAGTGCGGTGTCGACGCGATCGAACAGGCCGGGCTGGATCGCGTCGAGGTCGCGTCCGCAGCGCTCCAGCAACGGTCGCCACGTCGCGATGCCCATCGAATTGACACGCGTCTGCGCGAAGTCGGCGAGCGCGGCATGCATCTCCCCCATCGCGCGCGCGGCGGCATGCGCCTGGGCGGGCGTGGGATGCGACACCGACACACCCGTCAGAAAACGGATCAGGCACGCTGGCCGGCCCTCCAGCTCCTGGATCACGCCGCCAGCGCGGTCGGCGATCGCCGGCGGCACCGCCAGCCCGCGCGCGGCGAGATGGTCGAGCAACGCCATGAAGAACGGCAGGTCGTCCGCCGCGACGCGCTTCTCATAAAGCGTCAGGATGAAACGCGCGCCGGTGGTGTCGACGAGGTAGTTGGAGTTCTCCACCCCCTCGGCGATCCCCTTCACGGAGACGAGTTCGCCGACATCGTAGCGGCGCAGGAAAGCGCCCAGCGCTTCCGCGGAGACGTGCGTGTAGACGGCCATGCCAGCTTACGCAGCGGCCTCTAGCCCGCGCGGCAGCTTGAACGCGATCGTCTCGCGGGTCGTTTCCTCCTCCCGCTCGGTCACGTCGAAGCGCGTCGACAGCCGGTCGACCAGTTCGCGCACCAGCAACTCGGGGGCGGAAGCGCCCGCGGTGACGCCCAGCGTGCCGACCCCGTCGAGGAACGCCCAGTCGAGATCGGCGGCACGCTGGATCAGCGCGGCGCGGATGCCCTGTCGTTCCGCGACCTCGACCAGCCGCAGCGAGTTGGACGAATTGGGCGCGCCGATCACCAGCACCGCGTCGCATGCACTTGCGATCGCCTTCACCGCCGCCTGCCGGTTGGAGGTGGCGTAGCAGATGTCCTCGCCGTGCGGCGCCTGGATCGTGGGGAAGCGACGGTGCAGCCCGGCGACCATCGCGGCGGTGTCGTCGACCGACAGCGTCGTCTGCGTGAGGAACGCAAGGTTCGCGGGATCGGCGGGCGTCAGCGCCTCGACGTCGGCGACCGTCTCGACCAGCGTCATCGCGCCCTCGGGGACCTGGCCGAACGTGCCGATCACTTCCGGGTGACCGACGTGGCCGATGAACACGATGTGGCGCCCGGCAGCGACCAGCCGTTCGGCCTGCCGATGCACCTTGGAGACGAGCGGGCAGGTGGCATCGAGATAGTCGAGTCCACGGTTCTGCGCCTCGGCCGGCACCGACTTGGGCACACCGTGGGCGGAGAAGACGACGGGCGCGCCATCGGGCACCTCGGTCAATTCCTCGACGAACACCGCGCCCTTCGCCTTCAGCGAATCGACCACGAACTTGTTGTGGACGATTTCGTGCCGGACATAGACCGGTGCGCCGTGCTTCTCGATCGCGAGCTCGACGATCCGGATCGCCCGGTCGACCCCGGCGCAGAAGCCGCGCGGAGCGGCAATCAGCAGTTCCAGCGGGCGGCGCCGCACCGGCCCGGTCCCGGGCATCGTCCCGGGCGCGGCTTCGGGCACGGGCGCGGCAGGGTGGTCGGCGGCGGCGGTCACGTTCGGGATATCGGCCATGCGCCGGCTCTACGCGAATGCTTGCTCCGGCGATAGACGGTTCCTATGCTGGCGACGACCCGGGGCCGTCATGCGGCGCCGTATCGCCTCTTGCCCATTACCCCGGGATTGTGTTCGTGAACGCTCGCTATATCGCTGCTCCGCTGGTCCTCTTGCTCGTGGCCGGTTGCGCGCGCAGCGGGGAGATCGATACCTCCGGGGGGGTCGGCATCACCGCCGTCCGCTCGGCCTGTCCCACGGTCGGTGTGCCCGCCGGCACCGGCGACATTACGATGTTCGATCCGCCCGCCAGCCGCGCCGCCGCCGCGATCGACGTCGTCGCGACGATCAGCAACGTGCGATCCACCTGCGACGATCAGGGTGCCGAGGTGTCGACGCGCGTCACGTTCGACGTGCGCGCGCGCCGTACCCGCACCGACGGTCCACGCGATGTGACCCTGCCGTATTTCATCGTCGTCACGCGCGGCGGCAACGCCGTGGTCGCCAAGCGCGTGTCGCAGGTCGGGCTGCACTTCGACGCCGGGCAGGGGCTGGCCACCACCAGCGCCGAGGCGAGCAGTTCGATCGCGCGCACTGCCGCCACATTGCCACAGGAAGTGCGCGACCGCCTGACCCGCCGTCGCAAGGCCGGCGACGAGGATGCCGCGGTCGATCCGCTCGCCGATCCGAAGATTCGCCAGGCGGTGGCGTCGGCGTCGTTCGAGGCGCTGGTCGGCTTCCAGCTGACGCAGGACCAGTTGCGCTACAACGCCACGCGCTGATCCGTTCGGAGCGAACGGATAGTTTTTTCGGCGGTCACCTTTGCGCAATGTTTGGCGGCGTAGAACGCCCGCTGCCGGTGTCTCGACGATGCGGCCTAAGGATTGATGACGTGACAAGCCTGTCCCCGATTGCCAGCTCGATGTCGGTCGCCAGGCCGGTCGCGCCCGCTGGCGCCACCGTGGTACAGGCACCGACCACGCCGGTCGCCGCCACTGCCAAGGTCGCCGCCCCCGCGCAGGACGCCAGCACGCGCTCGACCGGCAGCCTGATGCGCACCGCCAGCGAGCAGCTCGATCAATTCGACCGCGTCATGGAAAAGCTGCGCTCCAGCATGGCGGCAGGCGCGGTGACTTACGGTGGCGGGCCGTCGATGGGGCAGGGCCAGATCATCGATCGGCTGGCGTAACGCCCACGTCGTCGCGGTGCTCGTCGCAGCACGGGACTTGCCCCGGTGGCGCGCATCGCTACGGAACGAAGCGTGACCGATGAGGACCGCCTGATCTCGCCCGCGCGCCGCGTCGAGGATGTCGACGCCGCGCTGCGCCCGAAGACGCTCGACGATTTCGTCGGGCAGAAGGCCGCGCGCGAGAATCTGCGGGTGTTCATCCAGGCGGCGAAGAGCCGCGGTGAGGCGCTCGATCACGTGCTCTTTTTCGGACCGCCCGGGCTCGGCAAGACCACATTGGCGCAGATCGTCGCGCGCGAGATGGGCGTGGGCTTCCGCGCGACGTCGGGTCCGGTCATCGCCAAGTCGGGCGATCTCGCCGCCTTGCTGACCAATCTCGAGGATGGCGACGTCCTCTTCATCGACGAGATCCATCGCCTGCAACCCGCCGTCGAGGAGGTGCTCTACCCCGCGATGGAGGATCGCGCGCTCGACCTGATGATCGGCGAGGGGCCGTCGGCGCGCAGCGTGCGGATCGACCTGCCACGCTTCACCTTGGTCGGAGCGACGACACGGCAGGGATTGTTGACGACGCCGCTGCGCGACCGTTTCGGCATCCCGGTGCGGCTGCAATTCTACACCGTCGACGAACTGGAACGCGTCGTATTGCGTGCGGCACAGTTGCTCGAACTCGGCATCGCGCGCGACGGCGCGGTCGAGATCGCACGCCGCGCGCGCGGCACGCCGCGCATCGCCGGCCGGCTGCTGCGGCGGGTGCGCGATTTCGCGAACGTCGCGAACGTGGCCGTCGTCGACGCGACCGTCGCGGACCGTGCGCTGGATCGGCTGGAGGTCGACCGGCTCGGGCTTGATGCGATGGACCGTCGCTATCTCATGATGATCGCCGACATCTATCGTGGTGGCCCGGTCGGCGTCGAAACGCTGGCGGCTGGCCTGAGCGAGCCGCGTGACACCGTCGAGGAAGTGATCGAGCCGTATCTGATCCAGCTCGGGCTGGTCGCGCGCACTGCGCGTGGCCGCGTGCTCAACGCGGGCGGGTGGAAGCACCTCGGGCTCAACCCGCCGGCCGGTTCTCAGGACGGGCTGTTCGACCAGTAGGAAGCGGCGGCGTCGTGCCGCTATCCCGGCGGCGGTGATTGTGGGAGAGGTGCGCTCTCGATGACGATACGGGACGAAACGATGCGATCGATGACGGCATTTCGTAGCGCGCTGGTCGCGGCGGCGCTGATGGCGTGCGGGCTCTCCGCGCCTCTGCTGGCGCAGACGCATTTCGAAGGCGCCGGGCAGGAATCGAGCATCGACTGCGACGATGGCGAGGCGCATATCACCGGCGCCAGCAACCGGATCACCGTCGATGGCCCGTGCCGGTTGCTGTCGGTGGAGGGTGCCGGCAATATCGTCAGCGTCGATCTGGCCGAGAAGGCGGCGATCCGCGTTGTCGGCAGCAGCAACCACATCACGTGGCGCGCACCCGGCCAGGCCCGACCGCGCGTCAGCAGCACCGGCGCCGGCAACAGCATCCGCCGCGCGCAATGATCGTGGACGGAGGGGGCTGCGGCGAGGGTGGGGGCGAACCGCTCCCGCCGCGCGATCAGTCCCCGCGCCGGTAACGCGCGTCGAACTCGGCGTCCGACATCACGAGATAGCGGATCGTGTCGATCAGCGCCCATAATCCGGTGAAGAGCAGGCCGACGACCGTGATCGTCAGCACCAGCATCACGATCCCCGATTTGGTCCGGCCGAGATAGAAGCGGTGCACGCCCAGCGTGCCGAGCACGAACGCCAGTGCGGCGGCGACATATTTGTTGCGGTCGTTGCCGTGCCGCACCTGCGGGCCGACCGTGGCCGGCGCGAGTGTCGGCGGCGCGACGAGCGGGAAGATGTTGAGCGCGCGTGCGCCCGAGGTCTCGA
The genomic region above belongs to Sphingomonas phyllosphaerae 5.2 and contains:
- a CDS encoding OprO/OprP family phosphate-selective porin, producing MKHLFHVGVSLSALLLATPVQAQNTADQAEILALLRAQASEIAALRARLEAVEGKPQTNGTPVAAASTAPSVPGAPRQVATASSTVGNDSETVSFAPQILAASPAEQTVTQARAAAMNPSGVTTEWRGGLPIFHSADGKYTFKMRGRIINHASSTFGSKYDARNITTTGARALRIGIEGAIGTHFFYQFENDFADNVSDVGTMFVGWRNDVGQISYDVRFGNMFNDRSFEGSSGSDAPPFLERNVVATSIIPQRGFYGIALMPRLFWKSGHASITLSGDNVDASQSVSDSRTVLARTHWNPFKTDRSIVHLGLWGFDEKLAVGPGTLTRNTVIGGRFNSLLRVSTGPVVGGTGTTGYGAEVGGYAGPIWVMGEAGERHARLNAGRDDLVTKAWSLSGGWFVTGELPPYNPRLGTFAQPRVLKPVFDGGSGAIEVLTRYENLDFSGIATGGKGSAVTAGMNWYLDSVIRLQFNVIHWNTDNRAGAFTGKDNGETVTGGVGVTF
- the rnhA gene encoding ribonuclease HI: MTELTQVELFTDGACKGNPGPGGWGAVIRAGKHEKELSGGEPLTTNNRMELMAAIRGLNALTRPCRVTLSTDSRYVMDGLTKWIHGWQKNGWKTADKKPVKNAELWQALLEAARPHRVDWKWVKGHAGHPENERADRLASDAAVAAGRA
- the thrB gene encoding homoserine kinase, giving the protein MAVYTHVSAEALGAFLRRYDVGELVSVKGIAEGVENSNYLVDTTGARFILTLYEKRVAADDLPFFMALLDHLAARGLAVPPAIADRAGGVIQELEGRPACLIRFLTGVSVSHPTPAQAHAAARAMGEMHAALADFAQTRVNSMGIATWRPLLERCGRDLDAIQPGLFDRVDTALARVEAAWPLGLPVSAIHADLFPDNVLMRGDEVTGLIDFYFACTDVRALDVAVMHSAWTFDAHGRDPDAAIGAALLDGYGTSFALSAAERAALPLLAQGACVRFLLSRAWDWLHTPADALVMRKDPLAYLRRLDWYEANPRAFA
- the ispH gene encoding 4-hydroxy-3-methylbut-2-enyl diphosphate reductase, translating into MPGTGPVRRRPLELLIAAPRGFCAGVDRAIRIVELAIEKHGAPVYVRHEIVHNKFVVDSLKAKGAVFVEELTEVPDGAPVVFSAHGVPKSVPAEAQNRGLDYLDATCPLVSKVHRQAERLVAAGRHIVFIGHVGHPEVIGTFGQVPEGAMTLVETVADVEALTPADPANLAFLTQTTLSVDDTAAMVAGLHRRFPTIQAPHGEDICYATSNRQAAVKAIASACDAVLVIGAPNSSNSLRLVEVAERQGIRAALIQRAADLDWAFLDGVGTLGVTAGASAPELLVRELVDRLSTRFDVTEREEETTRETIAFKLPRGLEAAA
- the ruvB gene encoding Holliday junction branch migration DNA helicase RuvB — protein: MTDEDRLISPARRVEDVDAALRPKTLDDFVGQKAARENLRVFIQAAKSRGEALDHVLFFGPPGLGKTTLAQIVAREMGVGFRATSGPVIAKSGDLAALLTNLEDGDVLFIDEIHRLQPAVEEVLYPAMEDRALDLMIGEGPSARSVRIDLPRFTLVGATTRQGLLTTPLRDRFGIPVRLQFYTVDELERVVLRAAQLLELGIARDGAVEIARRARGTPRIAGRLLRRVRDFANVANVAVVDATVADRALDRLEVDRLGLDAMDRRYLMMIADIYRGGPVGVETLAAGLSEPRDTVEEVIEPYLIQLGLVARTARGRVLNAGGWKHLGLNPPAGSQDGLFDQ
- a CDS encoding DUF3060 domain-containing protein gives rise to the protein MTAFRSALVAAALMACGLSAPLLAQTHFEGAGQESSIDCDDGEAHITGASNRITVDGPCRLLSVEGAGNIVSVDLAEKAAIRVVGSSNHITWRAPGQARPRVSSTGAGNSIRRAQ
- a CDS encoding TM2 domain-containing protein, with amino-acid sequence MRGQVLGVDARSGHGLVAGDDGQRYTFLPEDWTQRGEPVIGQSVDFETSGARALNIFPLVAPPTLAPATVGPQVRHGNDRNKYVAAALAFVLGTLGVHRFYLGRTKSGIVMLVLTITVVGLLFTGLWALIDTIRYLVMSDAEFDARYRRGD